ATAAGGCAGCATCCCCACCACGACTCACGGTGCTCGAAGCAGCAATTTCGCAGTGTTCCCACCACCCCGCCCCTGCGCACCGAGGAATCCGGGTACTGGGTAAGGGGCAGCAGCCGCTGGACCACGCACCTGGAGGGAAGGGCCACTCAGTGCCGTCCCTGCGCACTTCCAACCCCTCCCCGCGAGCGCCCGGAGCTTCACCTGTTGCGGTCCAGCAGAAAAGCGCGGGTCGCGGGACGCTGGCTGAGGTTGGAGAGCACTGGTCCCAAGTAGTGCAAGGGCGCGCGGGCGTTGTAGCCCGGAGTGCACAGCGCGCGCACCAGCCGCTCCAGGCCCGACTCCCCGGGTTCTGCGGCTGCCAGAGCCTCTATCAGCGCAGCGCACGGCACCGGCTCGCGGCTGAGGTTAGCCAGCACGGCGGCCGCTTCCTCGGCCCAGGGCCACTGTGGGTCCAACGCGCAGCCCAACAGGCGGACAGGCAGTCTGGGCTCGGCCGCCAGCAGCGGCTTGTGCAGGCCGGGGTCGGCAGCCAGGTTGACTAGCGCGCGAGCGGCGTCTCGGGctggggcgggaggaggggccACCGCCAGCTCGACCAGCGCCCGCAGCAGTGCCGCCTGGCCGGCCAGCAGCGTGCGCCCAGGCCCGGAGCCAGTCAGAGCCAGCACATGCTGCGCCGCCGCCGCCTGCAGGTCAGCCCGCTCCCCGAGCGCCAGGAAAGGCAGCAGCTTCGCCGCCTCCGCCTTCGGGCTGGTCTCCGACATCGGCGACCCTACGGGAGCTAGGCCATCGGCTGACTGACCCCTGTCCCCCCCGTCCTCGCCCAAGCAGGTCGGTGAGCTCGGGGGAAGCACACTCAGCCAGGCCCGGAACCTACAGGTGGTCAGCGGCCCCGCCCACCAGGTAGCGGAAGCCGCAGTAACCAATCCGAGACCATGACTCTACCTAAGGGGCGGGACCTGAGCGCAGAGGCGGGGCCACGTCTAGGCCCCGGGGATTGTGGGATTGGATGCCGCCCGGAAGCAGGCTCGGGCCCGCGGTGAGCGTGACAGTCGCTGGAGAACTAACAGCCGTCTATTGGGGGCTCCTGCCGACCTCCccgctccggagaaggcaatggcaccccactctggtactcttgcctggaaaatccgatgggcggaggagcctggaaggctgcagtccatggggtcgcgaagagtcgaataagactgagcgacttcactttcacttctcactttcatgcgttggagaaggaaatggcaacccactccaataatgttcttgcctggagaatcccagggacggggagcctggtgggctgccgtctatggggtcgcacagagtcagacacgactgaagcgacttagcagcagcagcagccgaccCCCTTATAGCGTACGTTGGCTCTGTTCCTTCGTGGGATTGACAGAGATCTGTTTTCTCTGGAAGAAAagcatgatcagttacagtgATTGACTTTCTAGTGCATTCCTGACATAATCTCTGTTTGGTCACGATATGTATTTTCGTTTTTGTTTATGGTTGTATTCAATTTGCTGaagttttgtttagaatttttgcatctcTGCCCATGAGGAATATTggtttgtagttttattttctcgTGATGTCTTCGCCTTGTGTTGCGTAATGCTGGCCTCAGAAGGATTGGAGAAAGTATTCTTTCCTTATGAATTTTACGTTAGAGTTTGTCAACCTAACATTGCATGCGTAGGTGCTAGTTCGCAGTCGTATCCCATGCtttgttgaccccatggactgccaggttcctttgtccatggaattttccaggcaagaatactggagtgaattgccgtttccttctccaggggatcttcttgacccagggatcgaaccaatgtctctttcatctcctgcattagcagaccgattcattaccactgtgccacctgggaattaaACCTAGTGTTACTTCGTAAACGTTTAGTGAagcctgaaattttctttttgggAAGGTTTTTTAACTACAAACTCAATTCATTTCATAGAAATATGGCCATTCAAGTTGTCCTTTTCTTCTTGGGTTACTTTTGGTAGTTTGtgtgttttaattaattagtccatttcatctaaattgtTAATTGTCATAAAGTTTTTCGTAATATTTCCTTATCCTTTTACTGTGTCGTGGTGTCACCTCTCTCATCCTTTatattggtaatttgtgtctcctttctccttttgtcttgcCAGAGGTTTGTCTGTCTTATTGATCTTAAAGAACCGCCTTttggattaatttattttttgttttctttttcaagtttattgatttctactttggcctttttcctttcttctgcttacttCAGGCTTAATTTGCTGTTCTTTTTCTATTGTCTTAAGGTAGAAGCTGGGGTCACTAATTGGAGACCTTACTTTTCTCACGTAGGGGTTTCCCCATTTGTTACCTGACTCTTGAGTTATTTGTTATGTGCATTACTTTTCCACAGCTATATGCCCCTTAATAGGTGGATATTACTTTTGTTTCACACTAAGGGCTAGGACAAAGCCTCGAGGGGCCGTAGCACCCAGGACAGCCAGTTGCAGGGAACAGTGTGCCCCTTGAGTCAGCAGGTCAGAAGGTGCAGAGCCTTAGACCAAAAGGAAGAGACTTCATAGCCTCAATCTCAACCTCAACTTtcctgaaagtcccctggaaACTGAGGAAGAAGGTGGACGAGTCCAAGGAAGTGCTGCCTCTCTAAGGCAACCACAGATCCTAGGCAGAAGAGTTGAAAATTCCTCAAGATGTAGAATTAAAATATCATGGATAATCTAGATAAATGATGCCCTCTGGTGGGTACTTTTGACTGAGGCAAAAATGTGCACCTTCAGGACCCATGCTTTGAATGATTCAAGGAAGTGTTTACAGAAATCACcaggttcagtcactaagtcatgtctgactctgttactccatggactgtagcacgccaggcttccctgttctccaccatctcccggagtttgctcaaactcctgtccactgacTCAGTGTtactatctaaccacctcattctctgttacccccttctcctgccctcaatctttcccagcatcagggtattttccagtgagttgactccctgcttcaggtggtcaaagtattggagcttcagcttcagtatcagtccttccaatgaatattcagggttgatttcctttagaattcacCAGTAGGGAGCCTTaactattcctgctgctgctgctgctaagtcgcttcagtcgtgtctgactctgtgcgaccccatagacggcagcccaccaggctccccgtccctgggattctccaggcaagaacattattggagtgggttgccatttccttctccaatgcatgaaagtgagaagtgaaagtgaagtcgctcagtcgtgtccgactcttcgcgaccccatggacttcagcctaccaggctcctccgtccatgggattttccaggcaagagtactggagtggggtgccattgccttctaactATTCCTAAGATGAATTAAAAGATCCGAAGTCTTTAGAAGTGATTTAAAGTTAAAGGAAAGCCCATATAGCATTGACCCATAAGCCTCAGTTGGATTCCCAGATAACCCCAGTTACCCCAGTACCTGTGTGTCACCTCTTGTGCCATTCAGGCAGGAACAGCTCTTCATGCCCTTGACACAGGCCCCCAGCCAGCTGTTGTGGAGCACGTTCCTTGATCTGCATGTGTCTGGTTGCCTCCTGACTAGACTCAGGTTGTATCTTTCTGGCAGGAGTGCTCTGGAGGAGATGCTGGGTTCTTTTCTTCTTGTCCAATCGGGTAGCATGGCTTTGGTCTCTTGGAGAGGCTTGTCTTGATCACTTAATTAAGGTGGAGTGGCCCAAGCTTCTTCCCTGTCaagttactctttttcttttggtatatAATAAGTATTTTATGGGAGGATACTTTGAGACTGTGTGAATACGCTGTTTCTCAACAACTTTCGCTCCCTAGTTTTTGCATGTActgtttttttctctgaattatttattACCATGATGGTTGCCAAGTGgctgttttctaattttatcgTTTATTGTAGGGAAAAAAGCTTTCTCTTTACCTATTTATATCAAAGAAGACACATGTATTCCTAGTTTATTCAAAGAAATATAATActttactgtcattattttgATCCTCAAGTTGTCCTCAGTTTGGTCAGTGGAAGCCCCTTCAAGGaggtttctgtgtgttttttaaaatagctttatttgaAATCAAACAGGACTTCCTAGGGGGAGagaccccccctcccccactggaaTGTCCCCCACCTCTGTAGAAGGGCTTTAGCCTCCTAGGCCTTCGCCAAGTACCAGTGAGCAAAAttgtcagagaagtgagaaaatgcaaagacaaaagcagtcaagcaagacaaagtaGTAATAGTTTAGCCATAAAACAAAGCTAAGTACTTCTACACAAAGGCTAGAAGTAATAACCTGAGCAATAGCCATGGAGTGGTTTTGCAAATACCGAAACCCCCTGCTGGTGGAAGAAATTAACTGCGTGCTGACCACCAGCACTTAGTCCCCAGACCAACTGGAACCTGAAAATTGATAAGGCTGCCTGCAGTGACACCACCCGGTTACCTCACTATCAACCAAAGAACTGTGCGTGAGGTAATCATGAAACCCATGACTTTGTTCCTCACACTGTCTTTAAAACCTTCTCCTGAAAGCCTTGGGGAGCTCGGATCTTTTGAACATGAGCTGCCTGTTCTCTCTGACGGGCACCTGCCCAAACCCTACACCCTCCTCGCCACAACCCAGTGTTTGCAAGTGGCTTCCTGTGCATCAGGGGGCAGACCTAGTTCCATCTGGTTATGTCTTGAGATATAATTCAATAtgtaatttcatggacagaggagcctagtgagctatgGACCATGGAGTggcagtcagacaagactgagtgtcctactgaatgactaacacactcGAGATAAAATTTACATACTATAACAGATCATCTATTTAAATTCCATGGTTTGTGATGTGTTAAGTTTTGTAAATAGTTGTAATATAAAtaacacaaaatatatatttaactttttttttttttttaattttgggccGTACCgcagggcttgtgggatcttagttcctttaacaggaattgaacccttacccttggcagtgagagagCAGAGTCCTAGCCAGCGGACCACCAGAATTCCCGTGTTTGTATTTTCTAAAGCATTTATTGCCTCTATAATTTGAACCATAGAGACACCAGTAGAAGCAGACTACCACGGGCTTCCCAATCCTTGTTTTAGGGGGCGCAAGTTCCTCTTTATAAAAACAtcacgtgtgtctgtgtgttagtttttcagttgtgtatgactctttgcaacccaatggactagcctgccaggctcttctgcctatggaattctctaggcaagaatactggagtgagttgccactcccttcttcaggggatcttcccaacccagggatcaaacccaggtctcccacattgtgggcagattctttcccatctgagccactaaggaagccccaaagtgaaagtgttagtcactcagttgtgtccgactcttttcgatcccatggattgtagcctgctaggctcctctgtccatggaattctccaggcaagtgtactggagtggatagccattcccttctccagaggatctccccaacccagggactgaaccaggctctcctgcgttgcaggcagattctttgccgtctcAGCCCCCAAGGAACATCATGTACTGAAAACCATCAAGAGCTGCCCACCGGAAGCCCCACAACAAGGTAGGGGTTTGTGGGGAAGGTGTGAGCAACCAATTTTAACACGAAACCATTGAAAAGGAACGTCAAAAGTCAGAGGCTGATGGCGCAGGAAAGAAGTCGTCGCTCAGGCCTCCCAGCAGCAGGACGTGAAGAGCTAGCACTGGCCCTTCACACAAGCTGTGCTGACAGCCAATGCACACATGGGCCTagtgggggctggggcagggctctGTGAGGTCACGGCAGTGCAGAAGAAAGCCGAGGCCCTCTGAGACCCTGTACCTTCCAGACAAGGTCCGTCTCCTGGTGACTAAGGGGAAAGATCCAGAGGACACACTGCCCCTTTACTGCTTTGTGGGTAAAGCATGCGGGGCCCCTTCATCAGTCTTCTCCTTTCCAGCCTAGACGTAGCAAAGCTCCAACCACTCCTGGTTTCATCTGCATCGAACAGGTTCCCCCACACACACCTGCCACCACCCAGACCTTCCCCTCTCCCTGGCCCACCTGTTGGTATCTCCCACCCATCCTGACCCCAGTAACTAACAAGGAAAGGTTGGCTGAGTGCCTGAGCAGGGACATGCCCGTGCTATGGGTTCCTTCTCTGGGCAGACAAACACACCCCCACCAGGAATACTGCTCAACATGTGCTGACCCCAGCCCAGATGCTGTCCCACCCCAGACCCCACCAGGCCCCTACACATTCCTCACACGTGCAACTGGCCACCAGCAGGTTCACCACACACCAGACCCTCTGCCCAGCTCAGTGGCCCCCAAAGGTGAAGGTGGCATTCAGTGTGTGGGTTGTGGCCTCTGGACTTTATTCCAGCCCTGAGCCTTAGCTGGGGCAAACAGCTGGCTGGAGAGCTGTGTCTTCAtgctggagggaagggggagccagGGAGAGGCCAAGGCCACTCGCTGGGTCAGTGGTAGTTGTCAGGGTTGGTGTCATCTGGCAGAAAGTAGCGCTGCAGGGCAGGGTGCAGGAGCCGTGGGGGCAGCGGACGGGCAGACCTGGGCCAGTCTGGGGGGAAAGGCTGCAGTTCCACCCGAGGCAGTGGCAGCTTCAGTATGCGGATGGTGCTGTCCAGGGAGCGGTCCACACAGAGCCGGGACAGCATTCGGCCTGGTGGGCCGGCAGGATGGTGAGACCGTGGTGTGGGGTGGATGCTTGGCGGgaactgggctgggctggggtccgATTTCCATCCCTGACCCCACTCACCCCTCAGTCTCATGGGAGACCTCTGGACCCTGGCCTCCTGAAGCCGGAGGATGCGGTCGTGCCTGttgggtggggaggtgggcttGACTGAGCCAGCGCCTAAGCCGCCCCACACAGGCTCTGCCCCAGCCTCACCCTGGAGCCCATGGCCTGCTCACCGGGGATCCGGGGAGTGTGGCAGCACCATGCCACAGAACtgcgggggcaggggagggcctgggggtgggCTGTAGGGCTCCTCGGGCAGGGGCCCCTGGTGCCGAATGCGCTGCTGCTCGCAAAAGAAGTTGAGTGCATCAATGGGCCCCAGGTCCAGCATTTTGGACTGTGACCAGACCATCTGCGCCAGGGGCAGCATCTCACGCGGCGGCATCTCATGGGGCAGTATGGCGGGCGCGGAGGACCGCAAGACGACCTCAGGCTGGAGGCAGAAGTGCATCAGGGTCTCTGACAGTGCACGTCGGGTCCGCGTAAAGTGCAGCTGTGGCAGCGTCTGCTGGGCCTGGGGCTCCAGGGTGGTCAAATCTGACACCCCCGGTGAGACCACCAGAGAGGGTGTCTGGGAGACATTGGAGGATGTCACAGAGACGTGACCAGCTGCCCCAGAGAGCATCGAGATCTGCGACAGGGCCTCTTTAGAAGGGGGGTGAAGTCCTGAGGTCTCTGAGACCTTGGGCAGCACCTCTGACATCTTGGCTACAGACAGCTGCGTGGTCTCCATCTGCAGGAGAGGCGGCTAGAGGAGGGTGCACCAGGGTCCAAGGCAGAGAccccaccttcccctcctcctggggaagttcaggaagatcctgggCGATGGGGACAGGGtaggggaggatggaggaggcaCAGAGCGGGAGTAGGGAGAGGAGCCCGCTGGCCTCACCTggttccctccctgccccacccctagACTTGGGGAAAGCCTGGGGAGAAGACAAGAGGCTCCATGGGCAGGCTGCccagccctgtccccaccccGGCTGTCCAGACCTGCAGCTGCTGGATCATTTCCTCCAGCTTCTGGCAGCAGCGCCTGCGCAGTGTGGCCTTGGACTCGGGGTCTGGGCCCTGGACCCAGGTCATCATTTCCTTGAACAGGAAGCCCTGTGGGTCCTGAAGGCCGAGTCCATCCAGCAGCCTCCTGAGCTCCGGCCTGGAGCAGGTGTGGGAGGTTTGTGGGCGGCCTCCCACAGCGGGGAGGGCCAGTGGGAGAAGGACTCACCGGAAGGGGGCTGGTGAGTAGAGGAAGTAGGACATCAGCTCCACCACCACCTCTCGAGACTCCAGGGAGCACGCCAGGAGCAGCTGCAGTGCCAGCATCACAAACTGCTTCTGGACCCGGTCCTGAGCGCAGGTGGAGAGCGAGATCAGTGCCCTGCgcctggggcagggtggggccagCTGGGGGCGAGGTGCTCACCTGCAGGCTGGGGGGCTGCTCCAGGTTGAGCAAGTGCAGGAGGGTGCCCTGCAGCCGGCTACAGAAATCTCTGCTGAGGTCcggcagcagccgcagcagcgcGCGCAGCACGTGCACGCGGTCAGCCCAGGAGGCCTCCTCCAGCAGGTCCATGAACGCCGAGGCCAGGCCCTCCACCGTGCCGATCTCGGGGTAGGCCTGCCGAGCCCCACCCCCTGCTGTCACCCTGGGCGCTCCAGcccccctgctcccacccccgAGTCCGTGCTTCCGAGACCCCCCCAAACCTGCAGGGTGAAGATGGGGAAGAGCTTTTTGAACCAGTTCTGCTCAACGAAGAACTGCAGGAACTTTGGCAGACGCCCGTAGCGCTGCTCCCAGAGCAACTGCGCGTAGTGGAACTGGGGGTGGTGAAGGTAGGTCTCGGTCTTGGCGGTGTCCTCGTGGGTGCCCTTGAGGCTCAGGATAGGGTCCTTGGCGCTCTagggcagcagcagcggcagctgcAGACCCTGCCTCCCTAAGCCGCCCCTGCGCTGCCACCGGCCCAGCCCCCAATGCCTACCTGCGCCCGCAGCCTCACGGGCACCAGCAGCGGGTCAGAGGGCAGCCTGTGCGGGGGACTCGGGGGCTCCAAGCCCCAGTCCAGGTCCGGCTCCTCCTCGTCCTCATCCTCCTCATCCCTCAGCCACTGGatcagcttctgctgctgcttggTATGGCGCCGCCTGATGCCCCGCACCAGCCACAGGTCCTCCTGGCCCCTGCGCTGCTGCAGAGGCGAGAGCCAGGCCCTGGCCATGGgccggggacgggggagggggCTCGCCCTCCCGCAGACCCCGCCCTGCAGCTTGCCTCACCTTGCTCTCGAGGCTGCCTGAGAGCCCGCCGAGGGCTCTGAGGCCGCTGACCTCCTCGTGCAGCCACATCTGCTGCAGCACCACCGAGTTGGGCACGCAGCCCGGGAAGCAGATGGGCCGCCGCCAGTACTGCGGGCAGGGCACAGCAGGCTGGGCTGAGGGCCTGAACTCGCCAACCCCAGAGACCACCCTGGTGGGCACCGGCTCCACGTCCGGGAGCTAAGCCAGGCTCACAGCCCTGTTCACAACCCCAGTCAGGAAGAGAGAACCTCCCAGAGTCAGGCAGAAGGACAGGCAGAGTGCGGTCCACTGTGGTGGCCGAGAAGGGAAGTCCAGGTGAGGCTAGCCTTTGGGAGCCCTGACACCCACATGCTCTGCACCAGCTCAGCCCGGGGCCATAGGAGGGACTTCCCTCTCACTGCccagggccagggttcaatccctggacagggaactaagattccacaagctatGCACAGCagccaagaaggaaaaaagggaggggggcagTAGGAGCCCCCGGGGGTGTACTGGAGGCTTGGGTAGATAGAGTAGTAGCTGGAAGGTTCAGTGGGGAATGCCAGACGTGAGCGTCGGGGAGGGGCTAGGTCTGTCTGGGCATTGGGGGGCAGAGGGGTGCAGAGTGGGAAGGTGGCTCCCAGTGACTCCGCTCCCCTTGGGGCAGGACAATGGTTTCCCACGCACAGTCCAGAGGCCCCGCCCCTGACACTCGCTGGGAGCGGCTGCAGGCAGGGCAGGCAGCAGAGGCTCTGGCCCTCTGGCAGCTGGTTCCCAGAGTGCGAGCAGCAGCTGTGAaactgggctgggggtggggagtgcggGTGGGCCTGGCCCTCAGGGTGGAGTTGGCACAAAGGTGCACAGCCAGGGGAAGATGGGGTCTCCAAGAAGGGCGCCCTGCGGAGGAAGGCACCTCTAGCTCAGCCTGGGGCTCTCACCTTGTAAGGATGGATGGTGGCAGGGAAGAAGCCGCTGAGGTTGGAGAGAAGCTCCTGGGGCCGCCTCTGCAGCAGCAGGGAGGTCTAGGAGGGGACAGGACAGAGGCCTGGGGCTCCAGTGTCCCTGCAGCTCTGCCCCCAGTGGCAGCCTCCTCCCACCAGACCCTCACCCTGCTCTGCCCCAGGTCGGGGGACGGTGGATCCCAGGCCAGAGGCTTTTTGCTGAGCCGATCCCACTGCAGCTGCAGGTCCAGACTGAGGCCCAGCTCGCAGCTCAGGGAGGAGCGGGCCAGTAGCTGCGGCGGAAGGAGTCagagggtgggggggtgggaattATGAGGtgaaggcaggggtgggaggagtgGGAGGCCTCACCTGGGATGCTCTGCTGTGCACCCTCCGGTAGGTGGGTGGGAGAGGCAAGGGGACTCGGGGCGGGCGGGCAAAGCGCCTGCCCAGGGTCCCCACGTCCTGCAGTGGTGGGGCTTCGGTGCCCCCGAGAGCAGGGCCATCTCTGGGCTGGGCACTTGGGTCCCAGGTCTCTTTTTCCACTGTGAGGGCCACCGTGCCCCACTGCTGCTGGGGCTCTGCTTCAGAATCCAGACCCTGGGGGGGTGGGTGCGGGACACACAGGCAGGTCAGAGGCCCAGGGCACAGGGAGGTCTGGGGAGGC
Above is a window of Bos javanicus breed banteng chromosome 14, ARS-OSU_banteng_1.0, whole genome shotgun sequence DNA encoding:
- the WDR97 gene encoding WD repeat-containing protein 97 isoform X6, yielding MTSTAGSQSRHFRSGPHSFLPTTRSGRTWLRVPVPASCGCSCVQASRPLWKSTIFDLAYCKEVEAMVTASRDSTVKVWEADWQIRMVFVGHRGPVTAVTVLPNTALVLSASQDGTLRTWDLQAAAQVGEVALTCWGRGVPSESVSRLLAPAGPGWPLLSLEARSVGLWRARELYSPLAQLSAPVLHLQLAPALPKPTAPHVALPARLVCACADGSVYLVSVSGGHTVSALLLEPEDCAAAVAYCLPREALWVLTRAGHLLCANAARSPMRVLRRLCPPPPPAPQPCCLHLYSHLTDPTSAFTNWEIVCQYKGELCRSDVAWAWKDKNRYLPVVGHTDGTLSVLELRSLKTVFRTEAHSPGPVTAIASTWNSIVSSGRYLSPPPPPRRQGTPSLPRGATVAPARTGGDLTVKMWRVFPYAEESLSPLRTFCCCHPAVVLCALGKRVTVGFEDPNNATYGLVQFGLGSSPRYDHRPQDDPTDRITGLCCCPTLKLYASSSLDCTIRIWTAENKLLRLLHLNGAPQALTFCSNNGDLVLALGSRLCLVDHRLYLPTSYLLKNLCQEVPDGVDDPPLPLTSPELLTAAQLQRLANLRGVASLSTALCFIHRQTTAPQQPVLEEDLEVLVVRNQDLQQLRLGLESPAARPQLTWQQRQQAFDNYLHLIYGPGMLVSMGPPQTSLCPGPLTCLCVPHPPPQGLDSEAEPQQQWGTVALTVEKETWDPSAQPRDGPALGGTEAPPLQDVGTLGRRFARPPRVPLPLPPTYRRVHSRASQLLARSSLSCELGLSLDLQLQWDRLSKKPLAWDPPSPDLGQSRTSLLLQRRPQELLSNLSGFFPATIHPYKYWRRPICFPGCVPNSVVLQQMWLHEEVSGLRALGGLSGSLESKQRRGQEDLWLVRGIRRRHTKQQQKLIQWLRDEEDEDEEEPDLDWGLEPPSPPHRLPSDPLLVPVRLRAQSAKDPILSLKGTHEDTAKTETYLHHPQFHYAQLLWEQRYGRLPKFLQFFVEQNWFKKLFPIFTLQAYPEIGTVEGLASAFMDLLEEASWADRVHVLRALLRLLPDLSRDFCSRLQGTLLHLLNLEQPPSLQDRVQKQFVMLALQLLLACSLESREVVVELMSYFLYSPAPFRPELRRLLDGLGLQDPQGFLFKEMMTWVQGPDPESKATLRRRCCQKLEEMIQQLQMETTQLSVAKMSEVLPKVSETSGLHPPSKEALSQISMLSGAAGHVSVTSSNVSQTPSLVVSPGVSDLTTLEPQAQQTLPQLHFTRTRRALSETLMHFCLQPEVVLRSSAPAILPHEMPPREMLPLAQMVWSQSKMLDLGPIDALNFFCEQQRIRHQGPLPEEPYSPPPGPPLPPQFCGMVLPHSPDPRHDRILRLQEARVQRSPMRLRGRMLSRLCVDRSLDSTIRILKLPLPRVELQPFPPDWPRSARPLPPRLLHPALQRYFLPDDTNPDNYH
- the HGH1 gene encoding protein HGH1 homolog is translated as MSETSPKAEAAKLLPFLALGERADLQAAAAQHVLALTGSGPGRTLLAGQAALLRALVELAVAPPPAPARDAARALVNLAADPGLHKPLLAAEPRLPVRLLGCALDPQWPWAEEAAAVLANLSREPVPCAALIEALAAAEPGESGLERLVRALCTPGYNARAPLHYLGPVLSNLSQRPATRAFLLDRNRCVVQRLLPLTQYPDSSVRRGGVVGTLRNCCFEHRHHEWLLGPEVDVLPFLLLPLAGPEDFSEEEMERLPVDLQYLPPDKQREPDADIRKMLIETIMLLTATAPGRKQVRDQGAYLILRELHSWEPEPDVRVTCEKLIQVLIGDEPERGLENLLEVQVPEEVERQLQQQDHQEREQCEREQQELELGPEPQAEGAAPT